A part of Clostridium novyi genomic DNA contains:
- a CDS encoding RNA-guided endonuclease InsQ/TnpB family protein, translating to MILSKKVRLYPTEIQEQKLWQSVGTARFIYNWTLNKQQENYKNGGKFIKDSDLRKEITLMKKTDEYKWLSEVSNNVAKQAVKDCCNAYKRFFKGLADKPRFKSRKKSKLSFYNDNVKLKVKTKLVNIEKVGWIKTKEQIPINVKYTNPRISFDGKYWYLSVGIEKENPTIGLTDESIGIDMGIKDLAICSNGMTFKNINKSKEIKRLKKVLKRKQRKVSRKYDMNKIIRGGENRCQFKKTNNIIKLEKEIRLLHRRLRNIRSNHIHQATNKIVKTKPSRVVMETLNIKGMLKNKHLSKAISEQCLYDFKVKMEYKCKLYGIEFIEADKWYPSSKTCSCCGAIKKDLKLSHRVYKCNCGLVIDRDLNASINLSRYKLA from the coding sequence GGACTTTAAATAAGCAACAAGAAAATTATAAAAATGGCGGTAAGTTTATTAAAGATAGTGATTTAAGAAAAGAAATTACTTTAATGAAGAAAACAGATGAATATAAATGGCTAAGTGAGGTATCAAATAATGTAGCAAAACAAGCTGTAAAAGATTGTTGTAATGCTTATAAAAGATTCTTTAAAGGTTTAGCAGATAAGCCACGTTTTAAAAGTAGAAAGAAATCTAAACTATCATTTTATAATGATAATGTTAAACTTAAAGTTAAAACTAAATTAGTTAATATCGAAAAAGTAGGTTGGATTAAAACAAAAGAGCAAATACCTATAAATGTTAAATATACTAATCCAAGAATAAGTTTTGACGGAAAGTATTGGTACTTATCAGTAGGTATAGAAAAAGAAAATCCAACAATAGGCTTAACTGACGAAAGTATTGGCATTGATATGGGAATTAAAGACCTTGCAATATGTTCAAATGGAATGACTTTTAAAAATATCAACAAAAGTAAAGAAATTAAAAGGCTTAAAAAAGTATTAAAGAGGAAACAAAGAAAAGTTAGTCGTAAATATGATATGAATAAAATAATAAGAGGAGGTGAAAACCGTTGCCAATTCAAAAAGACTAACAATATTATAAAACTTGAAAAAGAGATTAGATTACTTCATAGAAGATTAAGGAATATAAGAAGTAATCATATTCACCAAGCAACGAATAAGATAGTGAAAACCAAACCATCAAGAGTTGTTATGGAAACACTTAATATAAAAGGTATGCTTAAAAATAAACATTTATCAAAGGCTATTTCAGAGCAATGTTTATATGATTTTAAAGTTAAAATGGAATATAAATGTAAGTTATATGGAATAGAATTTATTGAAGCAGATAAGTGGTATCCATCAAGTAAAACTTGTAGTTGTTGTGGAGCTATTAAGAAAGATTTAAAACTATCTCATAGAGTTTATAAATGTAATTGTGGACTTGTTATTGATAGAGATTTAAATGCAAGTATAAATCTTTCAAGATATAAATTAGCATAG
- the rlmD gene encoding 23S rRNA (uracil(1939)-C(5))-methyltransferase RlmD: MNKIIPVEKNKEYIVDISALGFEGEGIAKVDNYAIFIPGALIGEKVKVKVIKVKKNFAYGKLIEVLEKSQHRENPICSIYKRCGGCSIQHFNYNAQLEFKRNRVKDCLERIGKLKVTTDNEQENSNKKSTILHDTLGMENPYRYRNKVQLPVGEENGEIKIGFYAPRSHDIIDMNICYIQDEVGDKVVSLTKQWMQKYNIKPYNEEKNTGIVRHVMIRRGFNTNEVMVVIVTRTNELPHKKELIELILKNINGVTSIVQNINTKKTNVVLGLNNITLYGKDYISDYIGEFKFNISPLSFFQVNPIQTEVLYNKALEYAALTGNEVVFDAYCGTGTISLFLSKNAKKVYGVEIVEDAIKNAKINAKENNVDNAEFIVGKSEEVIPNLIKQGIKADVVVVDPPRKGCDKALLDAIGNMRPDRIVYVSCDPGTLARDLAILDELGYETKEVQPVDMFPQTGHVENVVLLTKKIKKQRY, encoded by the coding sequence ATGAATAAAATTATACCTGTAGAAAAAAATAAGGAATATATTGTAGATATTTCAGCTTTGGGATTTGAAGGTGAGGGAATAGCCAAAGTAGATAATTATGCTATATTTATTCCAGGAGCTTTAATAGGAGAAAAAGTAAAGGTAAAAGTAATTAAAGTAAAAAAGAATTTTGCATATGGTAAGTTAATTGAAGTATTAGAAAAATCACAACATAGAGAAAATCCTATATGTAGTATTTATAAAAGATGTGGTGGATGTAGTATTCAACATTTTAATTATAATGCTCAATTAGAGTTTAAAAGAAATAGAGTAAAGGACTGTTTAGAGAGAATAGGAAAGCTTAAAGTAACTACTGATAATGAACAAGAAAATTCAAATAAAAAGTCAACTATATTACATGATACATTAGGAATGGAAAATCCATATAGATATAGAAATAAAGTTCAACTTCCAGTTGGAGAAGAAAATGGTGAAATTAAAATTGGATTTTATGCACCAAGAAGTCATGATATTATAGATATGAATATTTGTTATATACAAGATGAAGTTGGAGATAAAGTAGTATCACTAACAAAACAGTGGATGCAAAAATATAATATAAAACCTTATAATGAAGAAAAAAACACTGGAATAGTAAGACATGTTATGATTAGACGTGGTTTTAATACAAATGAAGTTATGGTTGTTATTGTAACTAGGACAAATGAATTACCACATAAGAAAGAATTAATTGAATTAATATTAAAAAATATAAATGGGGTAACTAGTATAGTTCAAAATATAAATACTAAAAAAACTAATGTAGTTTTAGGATTAAATAATATAACTTTATATGGAAAGGACTATATAAGTGATTACATAGGAGAATTTAAATTTAATATATCACCATTATCATTCTTTCAAGTTAACCCTATACAAACAGAAGTTTTATACAATAAGGCACTAGAATATGCAGCACTTACAGGAAATGAAGTAGTATTTGATGCATACTGTGGAACAGGAACAATATCACTATTTTTATCTAAAAATGCAAAGAAGGTATATGGTGTAGAAATAGTAGAGGATGCAATTAAAAATGCAAAAATAAATGCAAAAGAAAATAATGTAGATAATGCTGAATTTATAGTTGGAAAATCAGAAGAAGTTATACCAAATTTAATTAAGCAGGGAATAAAAGCTGATGTAGTTGTAGTGGATCCACCAAGAAAAGGCTGTGATAAAGCACTGTTAGATGCTATAGGAAATATGAGGCCAGATAGAATAGTATATGTTTCCTGTGATCCCGGTACACTTGCTAGAGATTTAGCTATTTTAGATGAATTAGGGTATGAAACTAAAGAAGTCCAACCTGTTGATATGTTTCCTCAGACAGGGCATGTGGAGAACGTGGTTCTTTTAACTAAAAAAATTAAGAAACAAAGATATTAA